One part of the Glycine soja cultivar W05 chromosome 11, ASM419377v2, whole genome shotgun sequence genome encodes these proteins:
- the LOC114376691 gene encoding uncharacterized protein LOC114376691, with the protein MGACSSSASVEMETTTASVNKGGGGGGGGAPASESFRRPSSIMVMDMVGRINEYKQPIPARNVLSENPHYYLCNSESVHIGTCMPRVPDEEELLAGRIYFLVPLSHSDTPLSLPLLCDLAVKAGSALPNPNNNRYYGQGKKAADKRR; encoded by the coding sequence ATGGGCGCGTGCTCATCTTCTGCTTCCGTGGAAATGGAAACGACAACAGCAAGTGTGAATAAGGGTggtggcggcggcggcggcggtgcACCTGCGTCGGAATCTTTCCGACGACCGTCGTCGATCATGGTGATGGACATGGTCGGTCGCATCAATGAGTACAAGCAACCAATCCCCGCGAGAAACGTGCTTTCGGAGAATCCTCATTACTACCTCTGCAACTCGGAGTCAGTGCACATCGGCACGTGCATGCCACGTGTCCCCGATGAAGAAGAGCTTCTAGCCGGTCGAATCTACTTCCTTGTCCCTCTCTCGCATTCCGATACCCCACTTTCACTCCCTCTCCTCTGTGATCTCGCCGTTAAAGCTGGTTCCGCTCTTCCCAACCCTAATAATAACCGTTACTATGGTCAGGGTAAAAAAGCCGCCGATAAGCGCCGTTAA